TTTCCTAGACATGCGAAAAACCTTCCTCGCCTTCAGCCTTGGATGTTCGCTCCGCTGTCTGATGTAGCGCGGTTCCGTTCATTGAATCACTCCCACCCTGCCGCCACTTCATACCAATCAAAGCGTCATTCGACGCGCTTAGCCCTGCACGTGGTCCAAGAACCATGCCCCAACACAGCAGTCCAAAGCCAAATTGTGTGGCGAACAGAAAGAAATCTTCATCTGGCTTACAGCCTGATTTATACGCAAAACGATTCCCATAATCCTTGATGTTCGAACGGTTGCCCACTTTCAGGTCAGGTAACACCCGTTTGAAGTAGTCTGTTAGATTTTCTGTTCCTCGTCGCTGAATTTGATGAATCGCAGTAAAGAATCTGTCTGTCGGCTGCATGATCCGTTTCATTTCGCGGTAGTAGAGCGCGTGGGCCAGCTTTATTCCAATTACCTCAATGGACTCCTTCATAGCAGGCGTCATTTCTACGGAGACCGCTACTGGAGAGGGAGTAATGATGTGACCTGCACGGAACATCGGCTCACCACTCGCAGGATTCGGCAAGGCGTCAGGCCAACGCATTTCAATTTGGCCGCGATGCTGGTTGAATCTGGCAATGTCCGCAGGACTTCGGTTCGCTTCGTTGAAATCCATCAACATCGAGCAAAAACCAAAGATGGTGTCCTGTTTTGATGTCCTGTTATTGCACTCCTCACAAGCTGGAAACTCGAAATCTTCCGGCATTAATTCTCTGGGAAAGCATGCTCGTGGTGGCACGTGATCCATAGTTGTGGCGGGACGCCCACCCCCGCAGAAGCAACACCTCGGATTCTCCCGAAAGAACCTTCCTCTCTTTCTGCGCTTTTCTCCCATGTTTGCAAACTCTCCATACAGAACTACATGAAACCATGAATCTGATCTCATCATCGTGTCCATGATTCCGGCAGTTCCTCCCAACGCTTGGTTCAGTTTGGCGATTTTTATACTGATCTCAGCTGCCACGTACGTTCTTTCGCGTGGTAAGCAAGACCACGGACAACGGATCGTGTCAGAGGACCTTAGGTGATCGACATCTCAATCCGTTCTTGTTCCGCTGAATTTGCGATCTCACTTCTTCTCGGGAAACAAGACGGCGTCCTTTGGCTCCTGCATGACCGAAAGAATATTCTCGGCTACTTTCTCAAGTAGTTTCGTCCCCCAGAATGGATCGTCCTTGTCGTAATAAATAACGCGCACGTGACGAAGATCGAATGGTACATCGCCCTCATTCGCTTTGGAGCATACTAGGATGACAGGCTTGTGAAGCGCGTGAGCGAGACCAAGTTCATAAAGCACATTGGCATTCCGGTTCGTCAGCTCTGCCAATAGAACCCGGGCCGAAGTGATGCCCTTCCATATTTGATCAATGATTTTTCCCGTGCCGTAGAGGTCCGCATCGGCCCGGTCTGCCTTTAGTTTGGCCTTCTCAATCGCAGGTTTATAAATGCTGTCGTAGTAACCACCAATAGGATTGGCGAACGGCATCATTACGAAACAGGCGTCATCAGCTGCCACCGTCAACCCCTTTGATAGTTTCTTAATCTGCTCCTCGCCGACCTGTGTACTGGTATCTGCTGGCGACGACACATCCAGGACACGGAACTTGCCGTTGCTCAGTTCTTCCAGAAGTTCCGCTTCCTTCAGCGTCGTGGTGAATACCTTGATGAACTCAACTACCTGGTCACGGGGAACGCTGAATGAATCCACCAATGTATTGACGAGGAATTCGGAGTCAGGAAGATTTTCGCTGCGATATTTCGTGTAAACCTCGGAAATAACCGGGGCGTTCATTACGGCCTGGCGCAGCGCGATGAGCTTATCTTTTGGGTCTTGTGGACGAACAATCTTGCGAGTTAGATCAGTCGGTTTGATCTGTCCGGGAGAAGGACGTTCTAGCAGCCCATACTTAAGGGCTGAACTGATCTCAACGGCAGTCTCACCAGTCCAACCAATTTTGGCGTAACCTGCACCCTCGCGGTCAGTGCAAGCTTCTCCAGCGTTCTGATCGATGATCGCTTGCGGGATTCTGAGGCTATCTAGGATTGAGTCTTTGGGATACTTTACCTTCCCGCCCCGAGCACCACCTCCAGCTGCGGCTTTCTTCTTTGCAGCCTTTTTCTTCTTAATGGTGGCGGCCTTTTTCTTTATCGGCTTCTTTGTGGGAAGTGTGCCTCCGACTTCTGATTCGAGAACGACGGTGTTGGGCTCTTGTTGCCCTTTATCGGTTTTAGCCACGAAAAGACTCCTGGTGGTGGGGACAAATCTATTTCAGTGAGGGTTCGCGGATCATTCTACTCTGCTTAGCACGGCAGACCAAGGGCGTCACAAGGATTGACTTCTAATGAGATTGATATCCGGAAATGGAATCACCCACAGCGGAGAGTCCACGGCCAGAGCCCCAGCGTACCAAGAAATGGAGAAGACCCGCCGCCATGTTGGTGTTCGATACGGAGACGCGGGCCGCCACTCGACTACCGGCATTTAGCCAGGTCGATACTCGCTACTCTAGGATGATCTGCCCACCATCCTCTAATCGAATGTCTCGGATATCAACGCGGCGGATTCGTCCCTCGATCCAGGCCCGGTGACCGTACTCTTAGTTTTGGATATTTGTCGATGTCAATGGTCATTGAGACAGACCGATAATCCTCGTCAGGAGAATCGAAGGTCACGTGCCAAGCGCCCCGGGGTCCTCGTCAACTGATGAGAAAATGACTGGCCAACTCACTGTCAAACCTACATAGTTCTTTGGAATTAGATTTCTGTCGTAGGGTTTTGCAGCGAGGATTGCGTTGGCAATCTCGATTATGCTTGGCCTCGTCGCTATCTTTCCGTGGAAGAGCTCGGGTGTGGAAGAGACTCCGTAGTAGTTATGGACGGTTCCCTGCTGCTGTGTGATGTACGTGCCCACCGCCAGAGAGTGAGAAACGTCTCCTGTCTGGACTACGATATTGCCACTGGTCTCAGGAGTAGCGTCAGGCTTCTTTACCCACCACCTCCCCTTACCGATGACCGCACCGGCTATGGTCGCGACAGCGGCGATGATGGCCGCCTTGATGGAATTGTCCATATAGCGAAAGTCTAGTCTCGGCGACCGATCGACTGCCACTACTTCTTTTTTCGAATCCGCTGGTCTAGACAGACCCCAAATACCTTTTCCTCCCAATCCGGTGCCAAATTGCCGGGTTGCTTGTGGACGCAGATTGCAGGGGGGCAGTTTTGAGGCCCTCTATCTCCTATCCCCGTCAGCCGTTGACCTTATCTCCCTCACCTCGTACACTCGTAAAAGGCAGTCAGCGAACACCCTGTTCGCGACGCGACAGCGCACCACGCTAAGCACTTTGCCCCCTAGTTCAATGGTAGAACAGTCGGCTCTGAACCGATCAATCGGGGTTCGAATCCCTGGGGGGCAACCAACCACGTACTTCCTCGCACTCCTCTAACGAGACGGTTCGCTTACGATCTATGTTCAATCCACTCCGACGGAAGGCGACAAGCGCCAACTGGTTGCCTGCACCGAATACCAGGAGCTACTCGCAGAGCGGGATTCAGGCGCTGTGGGGCGGGTTAGAATGCTCGGATGACTACGACGCTTGATGCTGTTGCTGCCGATTTTCTTGATGTCTCCTGCCGGAGGCTCGACATGATGAGGGAGTGCCTTGAAGCTTGTCTGCGAAGGCTGACCTACGATCAGGTGTGGCAGCGAAAGGGGGCGCATGAGAATGCTGTGGGAAATCTTGTGCTTCATCTTTGCGGGAATGCGCGGCAGTGGGTGATGCATGGGGTGGGTGGGGCGGCCGATGTGAGGGTTCGGGATGCGGAGTTCAGCGCAGAGGGTGGGATGAGTGGGGCGGAGTTGATTGCGCTGTTTGAATCGACGCTTGCCGAAGCGAAGGGTGTGATCGCGGCGGTGCCGGCGGAGCGGCTGGTGCAGAGGATTACTCCGCAGGGTCGGGATGTGAGCGTGTTGGAGGCGATCTACCAGGTGGTCGGGCATGTGCAGCAGCATGTGGGTCAGATTATTTTGCTGACTAAGCAGATGACCGCTGGGGATCTCGATCTTACGATTCCTCGTCCCCGATAGCGCGGGATACCCCTCCCCTCCCCCAGGGTATCTTGCAGAGAAGTTATTTGTTTTGATCAGCTTGCGCGGCGGTGCTGCCTGCAAAATATTGATTGCAGGGGAGTTGCCTACAAAATACTTATAATCAATAAGTTAGGGAGAGATACGGCCGGTCCGAACAAAAGCTTTTCTGTTTCGACTTGAAGTTTTCTATTTCTTCTTCAAGTATAGTTCGGCGAGGTTAACTCATGTGCCACGCGAATGTTGTTTGTCTAGAGCGACTTAGAGTGGAGTGGGGCTTGACAGCGGGATTTGCTGAGGTTTTCGCAGGGTTGAGTTGACCGGTTTCGAGGCGCGAGAGGCAATGGCAACAGGAACCAAGTTGTGATTCTTCGCTTCGCTCGAAACGACAGGCTCGTTTGGTTGGTTGAAGATGGTGGTTTGTGGTCGCGATGTGGTGGATATGTGGTGGATTGGTGGCGCGGGTGGGCGTGGCGCGGGCTTGTGGTGAGTCTCCCTTCGGGCGGATAGGTTCTTAGAGGATTGGCATGGGCGACTTTCTCTCGTTTGGCGTGTAACTAGTGAACCCTTTTTCATAAAGATCAATCCATTTTAGTTGTAACCTGTGAACTGATGGTTCACAGGTTACACATATATTTTTAGTTGCTTCCGGAGGCAGAATGGATCGTCGAAACTTTATTGCGGCAGGTGGAAGTCTTCTGGCTTTGGCCAGCAGTGCTCCTGCTGGTCTTTCACAGGGTCTGTTGGGAGATACCGAGGATGCCAAGAGAGGAAGGGTTATGCCTAACAGTGTAGAGGTGCCGCTGACAGCTGTTCGACGCGTTGAGGCTGATGGGGTGACTGTGTTTTATCGCGAGGCGGGTCCGGCGGATGCGCCGGTGGTGCTGCTGTTGCATGGCTTCCCTACTTCTTCGTTTCAATATCGCGAGTTGATTCCGCGATTGGCTGATAAGTATCAGGTGATTGCGCCGGATCTTCCGGGGTTTGGATTTACCGAGGTGCCAGAGAGACGGCAGTACAAGTACAGCTTCGATGCGTTGGCGCAGACGATGCTGGCCTTTACGGATGCGCTGCACTTGAAGCGGTATGCGTTGTATGTATTCGATTATGGTGCGCCTACGGGATTCCGAATGGCGATGGCGAGGCCGGAGCGGGTGATGGCGATTGTCTCGCAGAATGGCAATGCTTATGAAGATGGGCTTGGCGATGCGTGGGCGCCAATTCGTAAGTATTGGAGTGATCCTTCGGCGGCGAACCGCGAGGAGGTGCGCAAGGCTGCGGTGAGCTTCGAGGGGATCAAGTTTCAATATTTGCAGGGGGTAAAGAATCCGGAGGCGGTGGGGCCGGAGGCTTACTGGCTGGACTACGCGCTGGTGAATCGGCCGGGGAACACGGAGATTCAGCTGGACCTGTTTCTGGACTATGCGAACAACGTGAAGCTTTATCCGAAGTTTCAGGAGTACTTCAGGACGTCGAAGCCACCGTTGCTGGCGATATGGGGGAAGAACGATCCGTTCTTTATTCCTCCAGGAGCTGAGGCTTTTAAGCGGGACAATCCGAATGCTACGGTGCAGTTTCTCGATACGGGGCACTTTGCGCTGGAGACGCATGTGGAGGAGGTTGCGTTGGCGATGAGGGAGTTGCTGGGCAAGAGTGTGGGGTAGAGGTTTCGTAGGTGTTCGGTAAGAGGTTACCCAACAGCGGCCAGCTCCATCTGATGGCCGTAGGTGGCTTCAGCAGAGGCTGAAGAAGGCGGTGCGGGAGGTCTCGTACGACTGTATTGTCTTGGGGAGCAGCCCATGGTTCTTCTGAAGGCTTTACAGAAGGCGCTTTCGGATTCGTAACCGAGCGATGAGGCGATTACAGAGATCGAATCTTCGCAGTTCTTCAGCCTGTCTCCGGCCAGCATCATACGCCAACGTGTCAGGTACTCCATGGGGGTCGAGCCGACGGTCTCTTTGAACCTTAGAGCAAAGATCGATCGCGACATACCGACGCGCTCGGCGAGTTTCTGCACTGTCCATGGATGCCCTGGGTCGTCGTGCATACATGTGATCGCTGCGCTCATCTGTTTGTCCGCGAGTGCGAAGAGCCAGCCGACGCCGCCGCTCGCGCCTTCGGCGAGGTGCAGACGAAGCGCCTGGACGAGCATCATGTAGGCGGGTTGCTGTGCGATCAACGAGCCGCCGGGCTGCGGATCGCGCAGCTCCTCCTTCATGCGTTCGAGCGACCAACGCATCGCCGCCTTATCCGACTCTTTCCGGATATGCACGATGGGCGGCAGAGACTTGAGGAGAATCTCCGCGTGACTGCCGGTCAGGATGAAGTGGCCGCCTACGATGTAGCGGTCGCCGTTTCCGTTGCGCGACAGCTCACCATTCCTCAGTGCTGTGAGAAATATGTTGAAGTCGACAGGCTTGAGTGACAGATCGGTCGAAAGGCTGAAGGGTAGTCCACGCGGCAAGAGAAAACAGTCGCCGGCTGTGAGGAGGACAGGATCAGGGACGCCTTCCACCGAGAGCCAGCACTGTCCCGAGACCATGGCGTAGCACTTGATGCCGGGATGTTTTGGCCATTGGATAGACATGTCACCACGGACCTCGAAGCCGCCGGAGGAATAGCTTCGCGGTTTGAGCAACGACAACACATCTGAGAGTGGATCCATGAAGCCTCCGGACGATCGAGCCAATAGTACGGACTTTCTGCATAGATCGTATCTCCTGCAAGCCCATCTAGCTATAGGACAGGACGCGACTGCGGCCTTTCAAGGAAGCGGAGGAGACAAACGATGCGTGTTTTTGTAACTGGGGCAACAGGGTTTATCGGATCTGCCGTTGTGAAAGAGCTGATCGACGCAGGCCATCAAGTTACCGGATTGGCACGCTCGGAGGCTTCCGCTCAGAAATTGGTCGCTGCTGGTGCGCGAGTGCATCATGGTTCGATTGAAGACGTGGAGTGCCTGCGCCGTGGCGCGGCCGTTGCGGATGGGGCGATTCACACGGCGTTCTATCACGAGATCACGCATATGGGTGTTGGAACGCGGCTGCGTGTGTTCCTGGGTGGAAGTCCGAGCGGCATTGTGTCGAGGTTTCTCTCAGCCGCTGTCGGAACAGACAGGCGCGCGCTGGAGACGATGGGTCGAGCGCTGGCGGGACCTGACCGCCCGTTGGTTGCTGCGTTTGGAACCATGGCGATGACTCCAGGTCGACTCGCTCTGGAGGATGACGCGTACGACAACAACTCCGTTGGAGCTGCGCGGGGTGCGTCGGAAGACGCGATGCGCGAGCTGGCTTCGCTCGGCATCCGCACCTCGGTGATTCGCCTTCCGCCCATCGTTCATGGCGAAGGCGACGGCGGTTTCGCTCCACG
This Tunturibacter gelidoferens DNA region includes the following protein-coding sequences:
- a CDS encoding AraC family transcriptional regulator, with product MDPLSDVLSLLKPRSYSSGGFEVRGDMSIQWPKHPGIKCYAMVSGQCWLSVEGVPDPVLLTAGDCFLLPRGLPFSLSTDLSLKPVDFNIFLTALRNGELSRNGNGDRYIVGGHFILTGSHAEILLKSLPPIVHIRKESDKAAMRWSLERMKEELRDPQPGGSLIAQQPAYMMLVQALRLHLAEGASGGVGWLFALADKQMSAAITCMHDDPGHPWTVQKLAERVGMSRSIFALRFKETVGSTPMEYLTRWRMMLAGDRLKNCEDSISVIASSLGYESESAFCKAFRRTMGCSPRQYSRTRPPAPPSSASAEATYGHQMELAAVG
- a CDS encoding DUF1572 family protein, producing MTTTLDAVAADFLDVSCRRLDMMRECLEACLRRLTYDQVWQRKGAHENAVGNLVLHLCGNARQWVMHGVGGAADVRVRDAEFSAEGGMSGAELIALFESTLAEAKGVIAAVPAERLVQRITPQGRDVSVLEAIYQVVGHVQQHVGQIILLTKQMTAGDLDLTIPRPR
- a CDS encoding SDR family oxidoreductase, which encodes MRVFVTGATGFIGSAVVKELIDAGHQVTGLARSEASAQKLVAAGARVHHGSIEDVECLRRGAAVADGAIHTAFYHEITHMGVGTRLRVFLGGSPSGIVSRFLSAAVGTDRRALETMGRALAGPDRPLVAAFGTMAMTPGRLALEDDAYDNNSVGAARGASEDAMRELASLGIRTSVIRLPPIVHGEGDGGFAPRLFQIAKKKRESAYVGDGRNRWPAVHRLDAARLFRLALEKGSAGATYHGVGEEGVPFRDIAGVIGGHLNVPVVSKTPAQAAKQFSFLGLFVPVDNPTSSKLTQERLGWRPTQARLLSDLDEADYFKA
- a CDS encoding alpha/beta fold hydrolase is translated as MPNSVEVPLTAVRRVEADGVTVFYREAGPADAPVVLLLHGFPTSSFQYRELIPRLADKYQVIAPDLPGFGFTEVPERRQYKYSFDALAQTMLAFTDALHLKRYALYVFDYGAPTGFRMAMARPERVMAIVSQNGNAYEDGLGDAWAPIRKYWSDPSAANREEVRKAAVSFEGIKFQYLQGVKNPEAVGPEAYWLDYALVNRPGNTEIQLDLFLDYANNVKLYPKFQEYFRTSKPPLLAIWGKNDPFFIPPGAEAFKRDNPNATVQFLDTGHFALETHVEEVALAMRELLGKSVG